A genome region from Candidatus Paceibacterota bacterium includes the following:
- a CDS encoding DNA polymerase yields MCLYIDFETKSEADLEEVGLHNYATHKSTSVLMLAWAVGDEEPNIWEPPSDMPERLRSMLLDPKVDIVAYNSSFERYILKYVLGIEIPISRFQDPQASARYLSLPASLEDVGIVLNLPAELQKNKRGEALIELFSYPKKKKKSDAVFFYDKTTHPNEWEEFKNYAKQDIRAEREIARRESLLGAYPLPKKEREVWILDQKINDRGIPLDLNFVSNAFSIAEKDKQKKIEEQNRLTGLENANSPIQLLKWVQNLGYPLNNLRKSNIEIILKNKQERAPNLQPLAEKVLQARMEAGSTTYKKLQSMIRNVSSDGVLRNQFVYMGSSRCGRWSGNSVQLQNLARPDSVFENIDNVNKARKYIYDNDYESLLKEFPSHTPLLVIKNLIRTVFSAPDGYRFNVCDLNAIETRVAAWVSQCSPLLKVFEDKRDPYIDFASKIFNVTYDSIWHDLKILPKTPEGQTSDGKARTAKAKQMRQIAKPGVLGAVYRLSGGDWGEDKNGDVIKMGLWGYAENMGVDMTKEQAQQVVKVFREAYKEIGGQPDLNIGFSGGIWYLLENAVRDVLKGSRTVRKLGPDDCIVIDKLTIKNRNPILRIKLPSGRYLHYFDSSLQEVKMPWKKKKEIAVEFDESGEGTKFEIKDVDVYKLGFTYYGKNQQTGQWGLIISHGGKIFENIVQAIARDVLAEKLLELDAKGLNIIGHVHDEGISLTSADPFSPGAAEMEKIMSRPVSWALSLPLGAEGFEDTFYHK; encoded by the coding sequence ATGTGCCTATATATTGACTTCGAGACTAAATCGGAAGCAGACTTAGAAGAAGTCGGCTTGCACAACTATGCCACACACAAAAGTACTAGTGTGTTAATGTTGGCATGGGCTGTCGGTGATGAAGAACCGAATATTTGGGAGCCTCCATCAGATATGCCCGAACGGCTCCGTTCCATGTTGTTAGACCCGAAAGTTGATATTGTGGCATATAATTCTTCGTTTGAACGGTATATTCTGAAGTATGTTCTTGGAATCGAGATTCCGATTTCTCGGTTCCAAGACCCCCAAGCCAGTGCTAGATATTTATCATTACCCGCGTCCTTGGAAGACGTGGGAATCGTTTTAAATCTACCAGCAGAACTTCAAAAAAATAAGCGCGGAGAAGCCTTGATTGAACTATTCTCATATCCCAAAAAGAAAAAGAAAAGCGACGCGGTGTTTTTTTATGACAAAACAACTCATCCTAACGAATGGGAAGAATTTAAGAATTATGCCAAACAGGATATACGAGCGGAACGAGAGATAGCACGTCGAGAGTCTTTGTTGGGAGCCTATCCGCTACCTAAAAAAGAAAGAGAAGTGTGGATATTGGACCAAAAAATAAACGACCGAGGTATTCCCTTAGATTTGAATTTTGTGTCCAATGCTTTTTCCATAGCCGAAAAAGATAAACAGAAAAAAATCGAAGAACAAAATAGATTAACTGGACTAGAGAACGCCAATTCGCCTATACAACTTCTTAAATGGGTGCAAAATCTTGGCTATCCTTTGAATAATCTCAGAAAATCTAACATAGAAATTATTCTTAAAAATAAACAGGAACGCGCTCCAAATTTACAGCCGTTAGCGGAAAAAGTGTTGCAGGCAAGAATGGAAGCGGGGAGCACAACCTATAAAAAACTGCAATCCATGATTAGAAATGTTTCATCGGATGGTGTTTTAAGAAATCAATTTGTCTATATGGGCAGTTCTAGATGCGGAAGATGGTCGGGAAATTCTGTTCAGCTTCAAAATTTAGCTAGACCTGATTCGGTATTTGAGAACATAGACAACGTAAATAAAGCCAGAAAATATATTTACGACAACGACTATGAGTCTCTTCTAAAGGAGTTTCCGTCGCATACGCCCCTTCTAGTGATAAAAAATCTTATTAGAACGGTATTTTCTGCTCCCGACGGATACAGATTTAATGTATGCGACCTTAATGCTATTGAAACTAGAGTGGCTGCATGGGTGTCTCAATGTTCGCCTCTTTTGAAAGTTTTTGAAGATAAAAGAGACCCGTATATAGATTTCGCAAGTAAAATTTTTAACGTGACATATGATAGTATTTGGCATGATTTGAAGATTCTTCCAAAAACACCTGAAGGACAAACATCCGACGGAAAGGCTAGAACCGCTAAGGCAAAACAAATGCGGCAAATTGCCAAGCCAGGCGTATTGGGTGCCGTATATCGTTTGAGCGGAGGGGATTGGGGAGAAGATAAAAATGGCGACGTGATTAAGATGGGACTTTGGGGATACGCCGAAAATATGGGCGTTGATATGACCAAAGAGCAGGCCCAACAAGTCGTGAAAGTGTTTAGGGAAGCCTATAAGGAAATAGGCGGCCAACCCGACCTTAACATTGGCTTTTCTGGCGGCATATGGTACTTGCTAGAAAACGCGGTTCGGGACGTTCTAAAAGGAAGTAGGACAGTTCGTAAACTTGGACCCGATGACTGTATTGTAATTGATAAACTAACCATAAAAAACCGAAATCCTATTCTTAGAATTAAACTTCCTTCGGGTAGATACTTACATTATTTTGACTCGTCTTTGCAAGAAGTTAAAATGCCGTGGAAAAAGAAAAAAGAAATCGCGGTTGAGTTTGATGAAAGTGGCGAAGGAACAAAATTTGAAATTAAAGATGTGGATGTATATAAATTAGGGTTTACCTATTACGGAAAAAATCAGCAAACAGGACAATGGGGTTTAATAATCAGTCACGGAGGGAAGATTTTTGAAAATATTGTACAAGCTATCGCAAGGGACGTTTTGGCCGAGAAGCTGCTAGAACTCGACGCTAAGGGGTTAAATATAATCGGTCATGTACATGACGAAGGCATTAGCTTAACTTCTGCCGACCCATTTTCTCCGGGGGCCGCCGAAATGGAAAAAATAATGAGTCGTCCTGTATCTTGGGCACTAAGTCTGCCGTTAGGCGCTGAAGGTTTTGAAGATACATTTTATCACAAATAA
- a CDS encoding ATP-dependent helicase, which translates to MKLNVQQQAVVEAIDGVWVVIAGPGSGKTHCLVERHLNMLSKGISHKDILNLSFTNAAATEMVNRVGLVNAEQIFRTFHSYALDLMKRERRFVPFQMTDEIIPVRGEDYQLLFELVDIYKSRGVTNFRTLQTAISSWKRDGIEPEQALREAVGREYYLALAYEEYEKKCRERGWLDFDSLIREAVRLLETNEEVRNRNKKKYISVDECQDTDVLQFRLLQLLFNGNILVVGDENQCIYEWRSAQSGNLSNFARLFPGAKTLYLGKNYRSTKRLVEFFKFILPVDNGIASHMITENDEGKDPILIQYPDTDIEIRRVLDKAVEDPENSVIIARTNRQLFDVQRIAAARNIKYKNLGKKDFWEQNEVKVLLNLAKTVNQQQDASSALRQIIADNNLYYRYRDTGDLMNSDPIENLNNVVKLAAQKNMNVTEFLNYIRKLTYGRKSRKEKDLTLATVHQAKGREWDNVFIIGAEQGIMPHKNGELPEEKRIFFVACSRAAKHLHISWSGSKSMFLEDVPFKFYEPEEDSVERSNALFIH; encoded by the coding sequence ATGAAATTAAACGTCCAACAACAAGCCGTTGTAGAAGCGATAGACGGAGTTTGGGTTGTCATAGCAGGCCCTGGCTCAGGAAAAACTCATTGCTTAGTTGAGCGGCACCTAAATATGTTGTCAAAGGGAATATCTCATAAAGATATTCTTAATCTTTCTTTCACTAATGCGGCAGCCACGGAAATGGTAAACCGTGTAGGACTTGTGAACGCGGAACAGATTTTTCGCACATTTCATAGTTATGCGTTGGATTTAATGAAGCGTGAAAGAAGATTCGTTCCATTCCAAATGACAGATGAAATAATTCCCGTCAGAGGAGAAGATTATCAACTGCTTTTCGAGTTAGTGGATATTTATAAATCAAGAGGAGTAACTAATTTTAGAACTCTGCAAACAGCCATATCTTCATGGAAAAGAGACGGAATAGAGCCTGAACAAGCTCTGCGAGAAGCCGTAGGACGTGAGTATTATTTGGCGTTGGCTTACGAAGAGTATGAAAAAAAGTGTCGAGAACGCGGTTGGTTGGATTTCGATTCTTTGATTAGAGAAGCGGTTCGCCTTTTGGAAACGAATGAAGAGGTGCGAAATCGAAATAAAAAGAAGTATATTTCCGTGGATGAATGTCAAGATACGGATGTGCTTCAGTTTCGGCTCTTGCAACTATTATTTAATGGCAACATTCTTGTAGTAGGAGACGAAAATCAATGCATCTACGAATGGCGTTCGGCCCAATCAGGAAATTTAAGCAACTTTGCAAGGCTTTTTCCTGGAGCCAAAACGTTGTACCTAGGAAAAAATTATAGAAGCACAAAGAGACTTGTAGAGTTTTTTAAGTTCATTCTTCCGGTTGATAACGGTATCGCGTCTCATATGATAACCGAAAACGATGAAGGCAAAGACCCAATTCTTATACAATATCCTGATACCGACATAGAAATAAGAAGAGTATTGGATAAGGCAGTAGAGGACCCTGAAAATTCGGTAATCATAGCTCGAACTAACAGACAGCTTTTTGACGTTCAAAGAATAGCTGCCGCTAGAAACATAAAATATAAGAATCTAGGCAAAAAAGATTTTTGGGAGCAGAACGAAGTTAAAGTTTTATTGAATTTGGCTAAGACGGTGAACCAACAACAAGACGCAAGTTCTGCTTTGAGACAAATTATTGCCGATAACAATTTGTATTACCGATATAGAGATACGGGCGATTTAATGAATAGCGACCCCATAGAAAATCTTAATAACGTGGTAAAATTAGCGGCTCAGAAAAACATGAATGTGACCGAATTTCTTAATTACATACGAAAGTTAACGTATGGAAGAAAGAGCCGAAAAGAAAAAGATTTAACTTTGGCCACCGTCCATCAAGCTAAGGGACGGGAATGGGATAATGTTTTCATTATCGGAGCGGAACAGGGTATAATGCCCCATAAAAACGGAGAATTGCCCGAAGAAAAACGAATTTTCTTCGTTGCTTGTAGTCGCGCCGCCAAGCATTTGCATATAAGTTGGAGCGGAAGTAAAAGCATGTTTTTGGAAGATGTGCCGTTCAAATTTTATGAGCCCGAAGAAGATTCGGTAGAGAGGAGTAATGCCTTATTTATACATTAA
- a CDS encoding PD-(D/E)XK nuclease family protein, whose translation MPYLYINSKGVPWKKHSYSAGNDFDQCPYKYYLRRVLGWKEKDNKARFLFGRALEESIEFYHSHNGEGAVQDFSRRWAEYKDAQNIAYTDVEKNWETCLKIGTDMIRLYSAVQPKLPIPIGANSIFQREYAKEVFPGDPNYGEIEDAGKVDIVCYTDPKHPALIDNGCQAAVRPLIVDIKTSAVDFPEQQGIAAFDSQLRRYSWLTGIRDVAFLWFKKSPLGIKRGSNVTLLESFGNLEVGKEYITAKIDDDFVWLVMADFLIRETDKVKADEQQAWLEKNAVRVPKSSVTKQRLQFNSGIVTEQSAEDAGRNAARQIVQIVNCWKTGNWPQTFGIRYPRNDRDDAYFRAFVLGDEVFKQHNFVKLDEQSFDELFQED comes from the coding sequence ATGCCTTATTTATACATTAATTCAAAAGGTGTACCTTGGAAAAAACACAGTTATTCGGCGGGGAACGATTTCGACCAATGCCCCTACAAATATTATTTACGCCGAGTTTTAGGATGGAAGGAAAAAGATAATAAGGCTAGATTTTTATTTGGCCGAGCGTTAGAAGAAAGTATTGAATTTTATCATAGCCATAATGGAGAAGGCGCGGTTCAAGATTTTTCTCGACGTTGGGCTGAATATAAAGATGCCCAAAATATAGCCTACACTGATGTTGAAAAAAATTGGGAGACTTGCCTGAAAATTGGAACGGATATGATTAGGTTGTACTCAGCCGTTCAACCAAAACTTCCGATACCGATAGGGGCAAATTCTATTTTCCAACGTGAATATGCAAAAGAAGTCTTTCCAGGAGACCCGAATTACGGAGAAATTGAAGATGCGGGCAAAGTTGATATAGTATGCTATACCGACCCGAAACATCCCGCTCTTATTGATAATGGGTGCCAAGCCGCCGTCAGGCCGCTTATTGTTGACATTAAAACAAGCGCAGTAGATTTTCCCGAGCAGCAAGGAATCGCCGCCTTCGACTCTCAACTTAGAAGGTATTCTTGGCTAACAGGCATTCGGGATGTGGCGTTCCTTTGGTTCAAGAAATCGCCATTGGGGATAAAACGAGGAAGTAATGTTACACTTTTAGAATCTTTCGGAAATTTGGAAGTCGGAAAAGAATACATCACAGCTAAAATTGATGACGATTTCGTTTGGCTAGTTATGGCGGATTTCCTAATCAGGGAAACGGATAAAGTTAAAGCCGACGAACAGCAGGCTTGGCTAGAAAAAAATGCCGTTCGTGTTCCCAAATCTTCCGTGACCAAACAACGGCTGCAATTTAATTCGGGAATTGTTACAGAGCAATCCGCTGAAGATGCGGGCCGAAACGCGGCTCGACAGATTGTTCAAATTGTAAACTGTTGGAAAACTGGAAATTGGCCACAAACTTTTGGAATTAGATACCCACGAAACGATAGAGATGACGCATATTTTAGAGCGTTCGTGCTTGGGGACGAAGTTTTCAAACAGCATAATTTCGTCAAATTAGATGAACAATCATTTGACGAACTGTTTCAAGAGGATTAG
- a CDS encoding DHHA1 domain-containing protein: MEAWDRLVKYDEEQAIFIGRYITLQIEHYVNDVAKQSKRGKIKVGENELDLMILNVPYINCSEVGEKLTEETGLSLTWFERADNKIQFSLRSRGDLDVSEIARQFGGGGHKNAAGFVLPISEGRAVIDGISYGR, translated from the coding sequence TTGGAAGCTTGGGACCGTCTTGTAAAATACGACGAGGAACAAGCAATTTTTATAGGAAGATACATAACTTTACAAATAGAACATTATGTTAATGATGTAGCAAAACAATCTAAGCGAGGAAAAATTAAGGTCGGAGAAAACGAACTAGATTTGATGATTCTGAATGTCCCTTATATAAATTGCAGTGAAGTAGGAGAAAAATTAACTGAAGAGACGGGATTAAGTTTGACTTGGTTTGAACGGGCCGACAATAAAATTCAATTTTCATTGAGAAGCAGGGGAGATTTAGACGTTAGCGAAATTGCAAGACAGTTTGGTGGCGGCGGGCATAAAAATGCCGCTGGATTCGTACTACCGATTTCGGAAGGCCGCGCTGTAATTGATGGAATTAGTTATGGCCGTTGA
- a CDS encoding alpha-1,2-fucosyltransferase → MTIVTRLRGGIGNQMFQYAMGLAQAKRWQTDLLLDISSFVGDSLRRFNLNLFPRVNEKTVIGYVKATISESGMPYNKAIVDSIKCDEILSGYWQTEKYFSWDALGSSVPFGDIKQDLFSIFTDVSIQGDYYHRLNRIKSVENSIAVCIRRTDYLKSDFHGVLPAEYYRTAAKFINAENPTFFVFSDEPKWCEQNFTNIIPDVPFEIMGSFDQTTPEHLGTEHLDINLMSWCRHHIIANSTFAWWGAWLGEIRQKGIICAPSQWFLNAPENPKDIIPERWIKL, encoded by the coding sequence ATGACAATAGTAACTAGACTGCGGGGCGGCATTGGAAATCAAATGTTCCAATATGCTATGGGATTGGCCCAAGCAAAAAGGTGGCAGACTGATTTATTGTTGGATATTTCATCATTTGTGGGAGATTCTTTAAGGCGTTTCAATCTTAATTTGTTTCCACGAGTGAATGAAAAAACGGTAATAGGATACGTGAAGGCCACAATTTCCGAATCGGGCATGCCGTATAATAAAGCCATAGTTGATTCCATAAAGTGCGACGAAATTTTAAGCGGATATTGGCAAACCGAAAAGTATTTTTCTTGGGATGCGCTCGGTTCGTCCGTTCCTTTTGGGGACATAAAGCAAGATTTGTTTTCAATTTTTACTGATGTTTCTATACAAGGAGATTATTATCACAGGCTAAACCGAATAAAAAGCGTTGAAAACAGCATCGCAGTTTGCATACGCCGCACGGATTATTTGAAATCTGATTTTCACGGCGTCTTACCCGCCGAATACTACAGGACAGCAGCCAAATTTATAAATGCCGAAAATCCTACGTTTTTCGTGTTCTCTGACGAACCGAAATGGTGCGAACAAAATTTTACGAATATTATTCCCGATGTTCCGTTTGAAATCATGGGTAGCTTTGACCAAACAACGCCGGAACATTTAGGCACTGAACATTTAGACATTAATTTAATGTCTTGGTGTAGGCATCACATTATAGCTAATTCTACATTTGCTTGGTGGGGCGCATGGCTCGGAGAAATCAGACAAAAAGGAATTATTTGTGCCCCGTCCCAATGGTTCTTAAATGCGCCAGAAAATCCAAAAGATATAATTCCTGAAAGGTGGATTAAACTATGA